Proteins encoded in a region of the Panicum hallii strain FIL2 chromosome 3, PHallii_v3.1, whole genome shotgun sequence genome:
- the LOC112884130 gene encoding probable signal peptidase complex subunit 1 translates to MDWQGQKLAEMLMQVLLVASAVAAFLAGYVRGDFQLMLLVYAGGVVLTALVTVPNWPFFNRNPLKWLDAAEAERHPRPQVSSAGAGAGGKKKSGKNK, encoded by the coding sequence ATGGATTGGCAGGGGCAGAAGCTCGCGGAGATGCTGATGCAGGTGCTGCTTGTCGCGTCGGCCGTGGCGGCGTTCCTGGCGGGCTACGTGCGCGGGGACTTCCAGCTCATGCTGCTCGTCTACGCCGGCGGCGTCGTGCTCACGGCGCTCGTCACCGTCCCCAACTGGCCCTTCTTCAACCGCAACCCGCTCAAGTGGCTCGACGCCGCCGAGGCCGAGCGCCACCCGCGCCCACAGGTCAGCTccgccggcgcgggggcagggGGTAAGAAGAAGTCCGGGAAGAACAAGTAA
- the LOC112886243 gene encoding chloride channel protein CLC-a-like has product MEEERSPRAAGEPAREPGPAPELERKNEDGVEDPEDPESTGGGGGISSLEQPLLKRSTTLTASHLAIVGAKVSHIESLDYEIIENDLFKHDWRSRSNVEVLQYIFLKWAMAFLVGLLTGIIASLINLAIENITGLKMLQMVTLVREKRYWAGFLYFAGINFGLTFVAAVLCVVFAPTAAGPGIPEIKAYLNGVDTPNMFGAPQLIVKIIGSIGAVSSGMDLGKEGPLVHIGACLANLLSQGGEGRWRLRWRWLRYFNNDRDRRDLITCGASSGVCAAFRAPVGGVLFALEEVATWWRSALLWRTFFSTATVVVVLRGFIEVCRNGRCGMFGEGGLILFDVSDVTVRYHVGDLLPVTLVGVLGGLLGALYNHVLHQVLRLYNLINAKGRLAKLVLALAVSVFTSAGLYLLPFAVPCTPCDAVHGAACPTVGKSGNFKQFNCPDGFYNDLASLLHATNTDATRNIFSTGTAGEFRLDSLLIFFAIYCVLGLFTFGIAVPSGLFLPIILMGSAYGRITALMLARFVHIDHGLYAVLGAAALMSGSMRMTVSLCVIFLELTNNLLLLPITMFVLLIAKTVGDAFNPSIYEIILDLKGLPFLEPKPETWMKDLTVGELAAAKPRAVTLQVVEKVSTIVEVLRSTAHNGFPVLDRPRPGVSELHGLVLRNHLMAVLRKRWFLAEKRRTEEWEAREKFSSTELAEKAGSVDEVQLSPEELDMYIDLHPFTNTTPYTVVETMSVAKAVVLFRTCALRHMLIIPKFQGLEISPIVGILTRQDLRAHNILGAFPHLANKRKVH; this is encoded by the exons ATGGAGGAAGAGCGGAGCCCGAGGGCCGCCGGCGAGCCGGCGCGGGAGCCCGGTCCGGCGCCGGAGCTGGAGCGTAAGAACGAGGACGGCGTGGAGGATCCGGAGGACCCGGagagcaccggcggcggcggcggcatcagCTCCCTGGAGCAGCCGCTGCTGAAGCGGAGCACCACCCTGACGGCCAGCCACCTCGCCATCGTCGGCGCCAAGGTCTCCCACATCGAGAGCCTCGACTACGA GATCATCGAGAATGATCTGTTCAAGCACGACTGGCGGAGCCGGTCCAACGTGGAGGTGCTTCAGTACATCTTCCTCAAGTGGGCCATGGCGTTCCTCGTCGGCCTCCTCACCGGCATCATTGCGTCGCTCATCAACCTCGCCATCGAGAACATCACCGGCCTCAAGATGCTCCAGATGGTCACCCTCGTCCGCGAGAAGCGCTACTGGGCGGGCTTCCTCTACTTCGCCGGCATCAACTTCGGCCTCACCTTCGTCGCCGCCGTGCTCTGCGTCGTCTtcgcccccaccgccgccgggCCCGGCATCCCCGAGATCAAGGCCTACCTCAACGGCGTCGACACGCCCAACATGTTCGGCGCGCCGCAGCTCATCGTCAAG ATCATCGGCAGCATCGGCGCCGTGTCGTCGGGAATGGATCTCGGCAAGGAGGGCCCTCTGGTTCACATCGGCGCGTGCCTCGCCAACCTCCTCAGCCAGGGCGGCGAGGGCCGGTGGCGGCTCCGCTGGCGGTGGCTGCGCTACTTCAACAACGACCGCGACCGGCGCGACCTCATCACCTGCGGCGCGTCGTCCGGGGTGTGCGCGGCGTTCCGCGCCCCCGTCGGCGGCGTGCTGTTCGCGCTGGAGGAGGTGGCGACGTGGTGGCGGAGCGCGCTGCTGTGGCGCACCTTCTTCAGCACGGccaccgtcgtcgtcgtcctccgcgGCTTCATCGAGGTGTGCCGCAACGGGCGGTGCGGCATGTTCGGAGAGGGCGGCCTCATCCTCTTCGACGTCAGCGACGTCACCGTCCGCTACCACGTCGGCGACCTCCTCCCCGTCACGCTCGTCGGCGTCCTCGGCGGCCTCCTCGGCGCGCTCTACAACCACGTCCTCCACCAGGTGCTCCGCCTCTACAACCTCATCAACGCCAAGGGCCGCCTCGCGAAGCTGGTGCTCGCCCTCGCCGTCTCCGTCTTCACCTCCGCGGGGCTCTACCTCCTCCCGTTCGCCGTGCCGTGCACGCCCTGCGACGCCGTGCACGGCGCCGCCTGCCCGACGGTGGGCAAGTCCGGCAACTTCAAGCAGTTCAACTGCCCCGACGGCTTCTACAACGACCTGGCGTCGCTGCTGCACGCCACCAACACCGACGCCACCCGCAACATCTTCTCGACGGGCACCGCCGGCGAGTTCCGCCTCGACTCGCTGCTCATCTTCTTCGCCATCTACTGCGTGCTGGGGCTCTTCACCTTCGGCATCGCCGTCCCCTCGGGGCTCTTCCTGCCCATCATCCTCATGGGCTCGGCCTACGGCCGCATCACCGCGCTCATGCTCGCGCGCTTCGTCCACATCGACCACGGCCTCTACGCCgtgctcggcgccgccgcgctcATGTCGGGGTCCATGCGGATGACCGTCTCGCTCTGCGTCATCTTCCTCGAGCTCACCAAcaatctcctcctcctccccatcACCATGTTCGTGCTGCTCATCGCCAAGACCGTCGGCGACGCCTTCAACCCCAGCATCTACGAGATCATCCTCGACCTCAAGGGGCTGCCGTTCCTCGAACCCAAGCCGGAGACGTGGATGAAGGACCTCACCGTCggcgagctcgccgccgccaagcCGCGCGCCGTCACGCTCCAGGTCGTCGAGAAGGTGTCCACCATCGTCGAGGTGCTGCGCTCCACGGCGCACAACGGGTTCCCGGTGCTGGACCGGCCGCGGCCCGGCGTGTCGGAGCTGCATGGGCTGGTGCTCCGGAACCACCTCATGGCCGTGCTCAGGAAGCGGTGGTTCCTGGCGGAGAAGAGGAGGACGGAGGAGTGGGAGGCAAGGGAGAAGTTCTCGTCGACGGAGCTCGCCGAGAAGGCCGGCAGCGTCGACGAGGTGCAGCTGTCGCCGGAGGAGCTGGACATGTACATTGACCTCCACCCGTTCACCAACACCACGCCCTACACCGTCGTGGAGACCATGTCCGTGGCCAAGGCCGTCGTGCTCTTCCGCACCTGCGCGCTCCGGCACATGCTCATCATCCCAAAGTTCCAAGGACTCGAG ATCTCTCCAATTGTGGGGATCCTGACAAGGCAGGATCTGAGGGCACACAACATCCTTGGTGCCTTCCCTCATCTGGCCAACAAAAGGAAAGTGCACTGA
- the LOC112884298 gene encoding zinc finger MYM-type protein 1-like encodes MEVASNQEREKNRLRLRTSIAVVKWLTFQACSLRAHDEKLESKNRGNFIELIKLLAEFNPEIAAVVLENAPQCAKYTSPDIQKEILSIFALKIRKHIREEIGDQKFSIIVDETCDISKREQMAIVLRFVDIDGVLQERFFDLVHVRNTKALTLKAEICYVLSTYGFDVQNLRGQGYDGASNMRGELNGLQALVLKECPYAYYVHCYAHRLQLALVAAAKDVVPVTQFFQKLLFIVNTVDSSAKRHDELHDAQVVELARLLAVDELETGQGANQIRSLKRPGDTRWGSHLGSISSLMDMFNPVSTVLQNLAADSTAGTNRADGDTSFNYMISFEFVFILCLMREILEITEQLGQALQKKSQDIVNAIRLVQTTKILLEKMRSDDGWETFICKVMEFCVDHDIDIPNMDETYILRGGRARRQPNHFTTDHFFRVEVFRATLDTQLAELNLKFNEKIIKTRLRNRMEDDFLANSMLVNIEAEILGDYNYEDIIHDFIDVKKRKVHF; translated from the exons ATGGAGGTAGCAAGTAATCAAGAGAGGGAAAAAAATCGTCTACGTTTGAGAACATCAATTGCTGTTGTTAAGTGGTTGACCTTTCAAGCTTGTTCTCTTAGAGCTCATGATGAGAAACTTGAATCAAAAAATAGAGGAAATTTTATTGAATTGATTAAACTTCTTGCAGAATTTAATCCTGAAATTGCTGCCGTTGTCTTGGAAAATGCTCCTCAATGTGCCAAGTACACGTCACCTGATATTCAAAAGGAAATTTTAAGTATTTTTGCATTGAAAATCAGGAAGCATATTCGTGAAGAAATTGGTGATCAAAAGTTCTCTATTATTGTAGATGAGACATGTGACATTTCAAAGCGAGAACAAATGGCAATTGTTCTGAGATTTGTTGATATTGATGGTGTTTTACAAGAAAGATTCTTTGACTTGGTACATGTGAGGAACACAAAAGCTCTAACGCTGAAAGCGGAGATATGCTATGTATTGTCTACCTATGGTTTTGATGTGCAGAACCTTCGAGGTCAAGGTTATGATGGTGCTAGTAATATGAGGGGGGAGTTGAATGGACTGCAAGCACTTGTTCTTAAAGAATGCCCTTATGCTTATTATGTCCATTGCTATGCACATCGTTTACAACTTGCTTTGGTTGCTGCAGCAAAGGATGTTGTTCCTGTTACTCAGTTTTTTCAGAAGTTACTCTTTATTGTGAACACAGTTGACTCGTCAGCAAAGCGGCATGATGAGCTTCATGATGCCCAAGTGGTTGAACTTGCACGGTTGTTGGCTGTTGATGAGCTTGAGACAGGTCAAGGGGCAAATCAAATCCGCTCACTAAAACGTCCAGGAGACACTAGGTGGGGTTCACACTTAGGTTCAATTTCGAGCCTTATGGACATGTTTAATCCAGTAAGTACAGTTTTGCAAAATTTAGCTGCTGACTCAACAGCTGGTACAAATCGTGCTGATGGGGATACTTCTTTCAACTACATGATATCTTTTGAGTTTGTATTTATTCTATGTCTCATGAGAGAAATATTGGAGATCACCGAACAACTTGGTCAAGCTCTCCAAAAGAAATCACAGGACATAGTAAATGCTATCCGTCTTGTGCAAACAACAAAAATTCTTCTTGAGAAAATGAGATCAGATGATGGTTGGGAAACTTTTATTTGCAAGGTTATGGAGTTCTGTGTGGACCATGATATTGATATCCCGAACATGGATGAAACATACATTTTACGTGGTGGCCGTGCTCGTCGTCAACCTAATCATTTTACCACAGATCATTTCTTTAGAGTGGAGGTATTTCGGGCAACACTTGATACTCAGTTGGCTGAACTAAATCTGAAGTTTAATGAGAAG ATCATTAAAACAAGGCTACGCAACAGAATGGAAGATGACTTTCTCGCTAATAGCATGCTAGTGAATATAGAAGCTGAAATTCTTGGGGACTACAATTATGAAGACATAATTCATGATTTTATTGATGTGAAGAAACGAAAAGTACACTTTTGA